In Rhineura floridana isolate rRhiFlo1 chromosome 22, rRhiFlo1.hap2, whole genome shotgun sequence, a single genomic region encodes these proteins:
- the ENTREP3 gene encoding protein ENTREP3 isoform X6, with amino-acid sequence MLSLAGSILSCQHAQQQVKSPDACESVRQQDRYAFWKSQGTQSLEVQSGSPSPLCSCCQPGSRGCRSDAEPSPNCPKDHLVLKDLLFSVCGLTVFAIVVCTLSAIMCCIQIFSLDILYALSPPRSSSVTLDCTSPPDTFLQHMLDLEEFVPPVPPPPYYPPEYTCSSETDAQSITYNGSMDSPVPLYPTDFPPSYEAVMGLHGDSQMTLFDSQFTDTSHGPCSCNRVPSVVLSGEAVSMDSGSLIMSEIVDIPGDSSPSEDSCLLDASGSACSVDYVLFRSIQRSRADYCLSVDCGQCGLHPQSPTLQGPFEEVPQARLRGERSYSCSTPGTGYEGLLEAGSARTHSCHRLEGLGRSVGPCFPEVRVKAKTSLPGGRKGPGRQRRSSEASCRLPSVQCPLLRSHSDPGIATASNDEGDFQEVFCTKASEEDGSNSLADAGPCLEACRLHPSLGELPARAHLAGKAKLEVPWKVPPSHLSKTATRSLGDLKVCRGTRGLMARFLHRSKRSLALAGAEVAGRNSSSGSTQGRKQGPRGCPTEGIHLQSCGDLSSTSSLCRLFSGCRLERRRPHSLSGLIRESNL; translated from the exons ATGCTTAGCCTGGCTGGCTCCATCCTCTCCTGCCAACACGCCCAGCAGCAGGTGAAGTCCCCGGACGCTTGCGAGTCGGTAAGACAACAAGACCGTTACGCGTTCTGGAAGTCGCAGGGGACGCAGAGCCTGGAAGTCCAG AGCGGGTCTCCTTCTCCGCTGTGCTCTTGCTGCCAGCCTGGAAGTCGTGGCTGCCGAAGTGATGCCGAACCAAGTCCCAATTGTCCTAAAGACCACCTGGTCCTCAAG GACCTCCTCTTCAGTGTTTGTGGTCTGACTGTTTTTGCCATTGTGGTGTGCACCCTGTCTGCCATTATGTGTTGCATCCAGATCTTCTCTTTGGACATCCTCTACGCG CTCTCTCCTCCACGTTCCAGCTCCGTGACGTTGGACTGCACCTCTCCCCCAGACACCTTTCTGCAGCACATGTTGGACCTGGAAGAGTTTGTGCCTCCAGTACCACCCCCACCGTATTACCCGCCGGAGTATACCTGCAGTTCAGAGACTGACGCCCAAAG CATTACCTACAACGGCTCGATGGACAGTCCTGTGCCGCTCTACCCTACTGATTTTCCTCCCAGTTATGAGGCCGTCATGGGGCTTCATGGGGACAGCCAG ATGACTCTGTTTGACTCGCAATTTACGGACACCTCGCACGGCCCCTGTTCCTGCAACCGGGTCCCTTCGGTGGTGCTCAGTGGTGAAG CAGTTTCCATGGACAGCGGCTCTCTGATTATGTCAGAAATTGTGGACATTCCTGGCGACAGCAGCCCCTCTGAGGACTCCTGCCTGCTGGATGCCAGCGGGTCGGCCTGCTCGGTGGACTACGTCCTCTTCCGCTCCATCCAGCGCAGCCGGGCTGACTACTGCCTCAGCGTAGACTGCGGGCAGTGCGGCCTGCATCCTCAGAGCCCCACCCTGCAGGGCCCTTTTGAGGAGGTACCCCAGGCCCGCCTCCGCGGTGAGCGCTCTTACTCCTGCTCGACGCCTGGCACGGGATATGAGGGTTTGCTGGAGGCGGGTAGCGCCCGCACCCATAGCTGTCACCGCCTGGAAGGCCTTGGTCGCAGCGTAGGCCCTTGCTTCCCGGAGGTGCGTGTCAAGGCCAAGACCTCGCTGCCAGGGGGACGCAAAGGCCCCGGGAGGCAGCGCCGGAGCAGCGAGGCGTCCTGCCGCCTGCCTTCAGTCCAGTGTCCTCTGCTGCGGTCTCACAGCGATCCTGGGATTGCCACAGCCAGCAACGATG AAGGCGACTTCCAGGAGGTGTTCTGCACCAAAGCGTCGGAGGAGGATGGGTCCAACTCCTTAGCAGATGCAG ggcCATGCTTGGAGGCTTGCCGTTTGCATCCATCACTTGGTGAGCTGCCTGCACGAGCTCACCTGGCAGGGAAGGCCAAGCTGGAGGTGCCGTGGAAAGTGCCACCATCGCACCTCTCCAAGACTGCCACGCGCTCCCTGGGGGACCTGAAGGTGTGCCGTGGGACGCGGGGGCTCATGGCCCGCTTCCTGCACAGATCCAAGCGCAGCCTGGCTTTGGCAGGAGCGGAAGTGGCTGGGCgcaacagcagcagcggcagcacccAGGGCCGCAAGCAG GGGCCTCGGGGGTGCCCTACAGAGGGGATCCACCTGCAGAGCTGCGGGGACCTCAGCTCCACCTCGTCCTTGTGCCGCCTCTTCTCAGGTTGCCGGCTGGAGCGAAGGCGCCCCCACAGCCTTAGTGGACTCATCCGAGAGAGCAACCTGTAA
- the ENTREP3 gene encoding protein ENTREP3 isoform X5: MRKGCISVAELPAEGLWCSPQHRQLAFSGVVGIVSWRRPFTPVITFFTLLSVLGVMLSLAGSILSCQHAQQQVKSPDACESVRQQDRYAFWKSQGTQSLEVQSGSPSPLCSCCQPGSRGCRSDAEPSPNCPKDHLVLKDLLFSVCGLTVFAIVVCTLSAIMCCIQIFSLDILYALSPPRSSSVTLDCTSPPDTFLQHMLDLEEFVPPVPPPPYYPPEYTCSSETDAQSITYNGSMDSPVPLYPTDFPPSYEAVMGLHGDSQMTLFDSQFTDTSHGPCSCNRVPSVVLSGEAVSMDSGSLIMSEIVDIPGDSSPSEDSCLLDASGSACSVDYVLFRSIQRSRADYCLSVDCGQCGLHPQSPTLQGPFEEVPQARLRGERSYSCSTPGTGYEGLLEAGSARTHSCHRLEGLGRSVGPCFPEVRVKAKTSLPGGRKGPGRQRRSSEASCRLPSVQCPLLRSHSDPGIATASNDEGDFQEVFCTKASEEDGSNSLADAGPCLEACRLHPSLGELPARAHLAGKAKLEVPWKVPPSHLSKTATRSLGDLKVCRGTRGLMARFLHRSKRSLALAGAEVAGRNSSSGSTQGRKQGPRGCPTEGIHLQSCGDLSSTSSLCRLFSGCRLERRRPHSLSGLIRESNL, encoded by the exons ATGCGGAAAGGCTGCATCTCAGTGGCGGAGCTCCCTGCAGAAGGTCTCTGGTGCAGTCCCCAGCATCGCCAG CTGGCGTTCTCTGGCGTGGTTGGCATTGTGTCCTGGAGACGCCCGTTCACTCCTGTG ATTACATTTTTCACGCTTCTCTCAGTGCTTGGAGTCATGCTTAGCCTGGCTGGCTCCATCCTCTCCTGCCAACACGCCCAGCAGCAGGTGAAGTCCCCGGACGCTTGCGAGTCGGTAAGACAACAAGACCGTTACGCGTTCTGGAAGTCGCAGGGGACGCAGAGCCTGGAAGTCCAG AGCGGGTCTCCTTCTCCGCTGTGCTCTTGCTGCCAGCCTGGAAGTCGTGGCTGCCGAAGTGATGCCGAACCAAGTCCCAATTGTCCTAAAGACCACCTGGTCCTCAAG GACCTCCTCTTCAGTGTTTGTGGTCTGACTGTTTTTGCCATTGTGGTGTGCACCCTGTCTGCCATTATGTGTTGCATCCAGATCTTCTCTTTGGACATCCTCTACGCG CTCTCTCCTCCACGTTCCAGCTCCGTGACGTTGGACTGCACCTCTCCCCCAGACACCTTTCTGCAGCACATGTTGGACCTGGAAGAGTTTGTGCCTCCAGTACCACCCCCACCGTATTACCCGCCGGAGTATACCTGCAGTTCAGAGACTGACGCCCAAAG CATTACCTACAACGGCTCGATGGACAGTCCTGTGCCGCTCTACCCTACTGATTTTCCTCCCAGTTATGAGGCCGTCATGGGGCTTCATGGGGACAGCCAG ATGACTCTGTTTGACTCGCAATTTACGGACACCTCGCACGGCCCCTGTTCCTGCAACCGGGTCCCTTCGGTGGTGCTCAGTGGTGAAG CAGTTTCCATGGACAGCGGCTCTCTGATTATGTCAGAAATTGTGGACATTCCTGGCGACAGCAGCCCCTCTGAGGACTCCTGCCTGCTGGATGCCAGCGGGTCGGCCTGCTCGGTGGACTACGTCCTCTTCCGCTCCATCCAGCGCAGCCGGGCTGACTACTGCCTCAGCGTAGACTGCGGGCAGTGCGGCCTGCATCCTCAGAGCCCCACCCTGCAGGGCCCTTTTGAGGAGGTACCCCAGGCCCGCCTCCGCGGTGAGCGCTCTTACTCCTGCTCGACGCCTGGCACGGGATATGAGGGTTTGCTGGAGGCGGGTAGCGCCCGCACCCATAGCTGTCACCGCCTGGAAGGCCTTGGTCGCAGCGTAGGCCCTTGCTTCCCGGAGGTGCGTGTCAAGGCCAAGACCTCGCTGCCAGGGGGACGCAAAGGCCCCGGGAGGCAGCGCCGGAGCAGCGAGGCGTCCTGCCGCCTGCCTTCAGTCCAGTGTCCTCTGCTGCGGTCTCACAGCGATCCTGGGATTGCCACAGCCAGCAACGATG AAGGCGACTTCCAGGAGGTGTTCTGCACCAAAGCGTCGGAGGAGGATGGGTCCAACTCCTTAGCAGATGCAG ggcCATGCTTGGAGGCTTGCCGTTTGCATCCATCACTTGGTGAGCTGCCTGCACGAGCTCACCTGGCAGGGAAGGCCAAGCTGGAGGTGCCGTGGAAAGTGCCACCATCGCACCTCTCCAAGACTGCCACGCGCTCCCTGGGGGACCTGAAGGTGTGCCGTGGGACGCGGGGGCTCATGGCCCGCTTCCTGCACAGATCCAAGCGCAGCCTGGCTTTGGCAGGAGCGGAAGTGGCTGGGCgcaacagcagcagcggcagcacccAGGGCCGCAAGCAG GGGCCTCGGGGGTGCCCTACAGAGGGGATCCACCTGCAGAGCTGCGGGGACCTCAGCTCCACCTCGTCCTTGTGCCGCCTCTTCTCAGGTTGCCGGCTGGAGCGAAGGCGCCCCCACAGCCTTAGTGGACTCATCCGAGAGAGCAACCTGTAA
- the ENTREP3 gene encoding protein ENTREP3 isoform X4 has translation MQAPGRGRRHLEHPWPRAALQLGKLLPSLLAFSGVVGIVSWRRPFTPVITFFTLLSVLGVMLSLAGSILSCQHAQQQVKSPDACESVRQQDRYAFWKSQGTQSLEVQSGSPSPLCSCCQPGSRGCRSDAEPSPNCPKDHLVLKDLLFSVCGLTVFAIVVCTLSAIMCCIQIFSLDILYALSPPRSSSVTLDCTSPPDTFLQHMLDLEEFVPPVPPPPYYPPEYTCSSETDAQSITYNGSMDSPVPLYPTDFPPSYEAVMGLHGDSQMTLFDSQFTDTSHGPCSCNRVPSVVLSGEAVSMDSGSLIMSEIVDIPGDSSPSEDSCLLDASGSACSVDYVLFRSIQRSRADYCLSVDCGQCGLHPQSPTLQGPFEEVPQARLRGERSYSCSTPGTGYEGLLEAGSARTHSCHRLEGLGRSVGPCFPEVRVKAKTSLPGGRKGPGRQRRSSEASCRLPSVQCPLLRSHSDPGIATASNDEGDFQEVFCTKASEEDGSNSLADAGPCLEACRLHPSLGELPARAHLAGKAKLEVPWKVPPSHLSKTATRSLGDLKVCRGTRGLMARFLHRSKRSLALAGAEVAGRNSSSGSTQGRKQGPRGCPTEGIHLQSCGDLSSTSSLCRLFSGCRLERRRPHSLSGLIRESNL, from the exons ATGCAGGCGCCTGGCAGGGGGAGGCGGCACCTAGAACATCCCTGGCCCAGAGCTGCCCTGCAGCTGGGCAAACTCCTCCCATCCCTG CTGGCGTTCTCTGGCGTGGTTGGCATTGTGTCCTGGAGACGCCCGTTCACTCCTGTG ATTACATTTTTCACGCTTCTCTCAGTGCTTGGAGTCATGCTTAGCCTGGCTGGCTCCATCCTCTCCTGCCAACACGCCCAGCAGCAGGTGAAGTCCCCGGACGCTTGCGAGTCGGTAAGACAACAAGACCGTTACGCGTTCTGGAAGTCGCAGGGGACGCAGAGCCTGGAAGTCCAG AGCGGGTCTCCTTCTCCGCTGTGCTCTTGCTGCCAGCCTGGAAGTCGTGGCTGCCGAAGTGATGCCGAACCAAGTCCCAATTGTCCTAAAGACCACCTGGTCCTCAAG GACCTCCTCTTCAGTGTTTGTGGTCTGACTGTTTTTGCCATTGTGGTGTGCACCCTGTCTGCCATTATGTGTTGCATCCAGATCTTCTCTTTGGACATCCTCTACGCG CTCTCTCCTCCACGTTCCAGCTCCGTGACGTTGGACTGCACCTCTCCCCCAGACACCTTTCTGCAGCACATGTTGGACCTGGAAGAGTTTGTGCCTCCAGTACCACCCCCACCGTATTACCCGCCGGAGTATACCTGCAGTTCAGAGACTGACGCCCAAAG CATTACCTACAACGGCTCGATGGACAGTCCTGTGCCGCTCTACCCTACTGATTTTCCTCCCAGTTATGAGGCCGTCATGGGGCTTCATGGGGACAGCCAG ATGACTCTGTTTGACTCGCAATTTACGGACACCTCGCACGGCCCCTGTTCCTGCAACCGGGTCCCTTCGGTGGTGCTCAGTGGTGAAG CAGTTTCCATGGACAGCGGCTCTCTGATTATGTCAGAAATTGTGGACATTCCTGGCGACAGCAGCCCCTCTGAGGACTCCTGCCTGCTGGATGCCAGCGGGTCGGCCTGCTCGGTGGACTACGTCCTCTTCCGCTCCATCCAGCGCAGCCGGGCTGACTACTGCCTCAGCGTAGACTGCGGGCAGTGCGGCCTGCATCCTCAGAGCCCCACCCTGCAGGGCCCTTTTGAGGAGGTACCCCAGGCCCGCCTCCGCGGTGAGCGCTCTTACTCCTGCTCGACGCCTGGCACGGGATATGAGGGTTTGCTGGAGGCGGGTAGCGCCCGCACCCATAGCTGTCACCGCCTGGAAGGCCTTGGTCGCAGCGTAGGCCCTTGCTTCCCGGAGGTGCGTGTCAAGGCCAAGACCTCGCTGCCAGGGGGACGCAAAGGCCCCGGGAGGCAGCGCCGGAGCAGCGAGGCGTCCTGCCGCCTGCCTTCAGTCCAGTGTCCTCTGCTGCGGTCTCACAGCGATCCTGGGATTGCCACAGCCAGCAACGATG AAGGCGACTTCCAGGAGGTGTTCTGCACCAAAGCGTCGGAGGAGGATGGGTCCAACTCCTTAGCAGATGCAG ggcCATGCTTGGAGGCTTGCCGTTTGCATCCATCACTTGGTGAGCTGCCTGCACGAGCTCACCTGGCAGGGAAGGCCAAGCTGGAGGTGCCGTGGAAAGTGCCACCATCGCACCTCTCCAAGACTGCCACGCGCTCCCTGGGGGACCTGAAGGTGTGCCGTGGGACGCGGGGGCTCATGGCCCGCTTCCTGCACAGATCCAAGCGCAGCCTGGCTTTGGCAGGAGCGGAAGTGGCTGGGCgcaacagcagcagcggcagcacccAGGGCCGCAAGCAG GGGCCTCGGGGGTGCCCTACAGAGGGGATCCACCTGCAGAGCTGCGGGGACCTCAGCTCCACCTCGTCCTTGTGCCGCCTCTTCTCAGGTTGCCGGCTGGAGCGAAGGCGCCCCCACAGCCTTAGTGGACTCATCCGAGAGAGCAACCTGTAA
- the ENTREP3 gene encoding protein ENTREP3 isoform X3 has product MNVRAHPYSYERKKCLLDQASGPSRPASRSHGDHRMPVESCCLPTHQLAFSGVVGIVSWRRPFTPVITFFTLLSVLGVMLSLAGSILSCQHAQQQVKSPDACESVRQQDRYAFWKSQGTQSLEVQSGSPSPLCSCCQPGSRGCRSDAEPSPNCPKDHLVLKDLLFSVCGLTVFAIVVCTLSAIMCCIQIFSLDILYALSPPRSSSVTLDCTSPPDTFLQHMLDLEEFVPPVPPPPYYPPEYTCSSETDAQSITYNGSMDSPVPLYPTDFPPSYEAVMGLHGDSQMTLFDSQFTDTSHGPCSCNRVPSVVLSGEAVSMDSGSLIMSEIVDIPGDSSPSEDSCLLDASGSACSVDYVLFRSIQRSRADYCLSVDCGQCGLHPQSPTLQGPFEEVPQARLRGERSYSCSTPGTGYEGLLEAGSARTHSCHRLEGLGRSVGPCFPEVRVKAKTSLPGGRKGPGRQRRSSEASCRLPSVQCPLLRSHSDPGIATASNDEGDFQEVFCTKASEEDGSNSLADAGPCLEACRLHPSLGELPARAHLAGKAKLEVPWKVPPSHLSKTATRSLGDLKVCRGTRGLMARFLHRSKRSLALAGAEVAGRNSSSGSTQGRKQGPRGCPTEGIHLQSCGDLSSTSSLCRLFSGCRLERRRPHSLSGLIRESNL; this is encoded by the exons CTGGCGTTCTCTGGCGTGGTTGGCATTGTGTCCTGGAGACGCCCGTTCACTCCTGTG ATTACATTTTTCACGCTTCTCTCAGTGCTTGGAGTCATGCTTAGCCTGGCTGGCTCCATCCTCTCCTGCCAACACGCCCAGCAGCAGGTGAAGTCCCCGGACGCTTGCGAGTCGGTAAGACAACAAGACCGTTACGCGTTCTGGAAGTCGCAGGGGACGCAGAGCCTGGAAGTCCAG AGCGGGTCTCCTTCTCCGCTGTGCTCTTGCTGCCAGCCTGGAAGTCGTGGCTGCCGAAGTGATGCCGAACCAAGTCCCAATTGTCCTAAAGACCACCTGGTCCTCAAG GACCTCCTCTTCAGTGTTTGTGGTCTGACTGTTTTTGCCATTGTGGTGTGCACCCTGTCTGCCATTATGTGTTGCATCCAGATCTTCTCTTTGGACATCCTCTACGCG CTCTCTCCTCCACGTTCCAGCTCCGTGACGTTGGACTGCACCTCTCCCCCAGACACCTTTCTGCAGCACATGTTGGACCTGGAAGAGTTTGTGCCTCCAGTACCACCCCCACCGTATTACCCGCCGGAGTATACCTGCAGTTCAGAGACTGACGCCCAAAG CATTACCTACAACGGCTCGATGGACAGTCCTGTGCCGCTCTACCCTACTGATTTTCCTCCCAGTTATGAGGCCGTCATGGGGCTTCATGGGGACAGCCAG ATGACTCTGTTTGACTCGCAATTTACGGACACCTCGCACGGCCCCTGTTCCTGCAACCGGGTCCCTTCGGTGGTGCTCAGTGGTGAAG CAGTTTCCATGGACAGCGGCTCTCTGATTATGTCAGAAATTGTGGACATTCCTGGCGACAGCAGCCCCTCTGAGGACTCCTGCCTGCTGGATGCCAGCGGGTCGGCCTGCTCGGTGGACTACGTCCTCTTCCGCTCCATCCAGCGCAGCCGGGCTGACTACTGCCTCAGCGTAGACTGCGGGCAGTGCGGCCTGCATCCTCAGAGCCCCACCCTGCAGGGCCCTTTTGAGGAGGTACCCCAGGCCCGCCTCCGCGGTGAGCGCTCTTACTCCTGCTCGACGCCTGGCACGGGATATGAGGGTTTGCTGGAGGCGGGTAGCGCCCGCACCCATAGCTGTCACCGCCTGGAAGGCCTTGGTCGCAGCGTAGGCCCTTGCTTCCCGGAGGTGCGTGTCAAGGCCAAGACCTCGCTGCCAGGGGGACGCAAAGGCCCCGGGAGGCAGCGCCGGAGCAGCGAGGCGTCCTGCCGCCTGCCTTCAGTCCAGTGTCCTCTGCTGCGGTCTCACAGCGATCCTGGGATTGCCACAGCCAGCAACGATG AAGGCGACTTCCAGGAGGTGTTCTGCACCAAAGCGTCGGAGGAGGATGGGTCCAACTCCTTAGCAGATGCAG ggcCATGCTTGGAGGCTTGCCGTTTGCATCCATCACTTGGTGAGCTGCCTGCACGAGCTCACCTGGCAGGGAAGGCCAAGCTGGAGGTGCCGTGGAAAGTGCCACCATCGCACCTCTCCAAGACTGCCACGCGCTCCCTGGGGGACCTGAAGGTGTGCCGTGGGACGCGGGGGCTCATGGCCCGCTTCCTGCACAGATCCAAGCGCAGCCTGGCTTTGGCAGGAGCGGAAGTGGCTGGGCgcaacagcagcagcggcagcacccAGGGCCGCAAGCAG GGGCCTCGGGGGTGCCCTACAGAGGGGATCCACCTGCAGAGCTGCGGGGACCTCAGCTCCACCTCGTCCTTGTGCCGCCTCTTCTCAGGTTGCCGGCTGGAGCGAAGGCGCCCCCACAGCCTTAGTGGACTCATCCGAGAGAGCAACCTGTAA
- the ENTREP3 gene encoding protein ENTREP3 isoform X1 — protein sequence MPSRSDSSYSLTARTTSRSFTHLRVRRAWLQIILLLGFIQMILGVLIVTLSLLVTTTMPSQNPVRNPCPIWAGFPLAFSGVVGIVSWRRPFTPVITFFTLLSVLGVMLSLAGSILSCQHAQQQVKSPDACESVRQQDRYAFWKSQGTQSLEVQSGSPSPLCSCCQPGSRGCRSDAEPSPNCPKDHLVLKDLLFSVCGLTVFAIVVCTLSAIMCCIQIFSLDILYALSPPRSSSVTLDCTSPPDTFLQHMLDLEEFVPPVPPPPYYPPEYTCSSETDAQSITYNGSMDSPVPLYPTDFPPSYEAVMGLHGDSQMTLFDSQFTDTSHGPCSCNRVPSVVLSGEAVSMDSGSLIMSEIVDIPGDSSPSEDSCLLDASGSACSVDYVLFRSIQRSRADYCLSVDCGQCGLHPQSPTLQGPFEEVPQARLRGERSYSCSTPGTGYEGLLEAGSARTHSCHRLEGLGRSVGPCFPEVRVKAKTSLPGGRKGPGRQRRSSEASCRLPSVQCPLLRSHSDPGIATASNDEGDFQEVFCTKASEEDGSNSLADAGPCLEACRLHPSLGELPARAHLAGKAKLEVPWKVPPSHLSKTATRSLGDLKVCRGTRGLMARFLHRSKRSLALAGAEVAGRNSSSGSTQGRKQGPRGCPTEGIHLQSCGDLSSTSSLCRLFSGCRLERRRPHSLSGLIRESNL from the exons ATGCCCTCTCGAAGTGACTCCAGCTACTCGCTGACGGCTCGCACCACCTCCCGCAGCTTCACTCACCTGCGCGTCCGCCGGGCCTGGCTTCAGATCATCCTCCTCCTTGGCTTCATCCAGATGATCCTGGGGGTGCTGATTGTGACTCTGAGCCTGCTAGTGACCACCACCATGCCCTCTCAAAACCCCGTCCGGAACCCTTGTCCCATCTGGGCCGGTTTTCCG CTGGCGTTCTCTGGCGTGGTTGGCATTGTGTCCTGGAGACGCCCGTTCACTCCTGTG ATTACATTTTTCACGCTTCTCTCAGTGCTTGGAGTCATGCTTAGCCTGGCTGGCTCCATCCTCTCCTGCCAACACGCCCAGCAGCAGGTGAAGTCCCCGGACGCTTGCGAGTCGGTAAGACAACAAGACCGTTACGCGTTCTGGAAGTCGCAGGGGACGCAGAGCCTGGAAGTCCAG AGCGGGTCTCCTTCTCCGCTGTGCTCTTGCTGCCAGCCTGGAAGTCGTGGCTGCCGAAGTGATGCCGAACCAAGTCCCAATTGTCCTAAAGACCACCTGGTCCTCAAG GACCTCCTCTTCAGTGTTTGTGGTCTGACTGTTTTTGCCATTGTGGTGTGCACCCTGTCTGCCATTATGTGTTGCATCCAGATCTTCTCTTTGGACATCCTCTACGCG CTCTCTCCTCCACGTTCCAGCTCCGTGACGTTGGACTGCACCTCTCCCCCAGACACCTTTCTGCAGCACATGTTGGACCTGGAAGAGTTTGTGCCTCCAGTACCACCCCCACCGTATTACCCGCCGGAGTATACCTGCAGTTCAGAGACTGACGCCCAAAG CATTACCTACAACGGCTCGATGGACAGTCCTGTGCCGCTCTACCCTACTGATTTTCCTCCCAGTTATGAGGCCGTCATGGGGCTTCATGGGGACAGCCAG ATGACTCTGTTTGACTCGCAATTTACGGACACCTCGCACGGCCCCTGTTCCTGCAACCGGGTCCCTTCGGTGGTGCTCAGTGGTGAAG CAGTTTCCATGGACAGCGGCTCTCTGATTATGTCAGAAATTGTGGACATTCCTGGCGACAGCAGCCCCTCTGAGGACTCCTGCCTGCTGGATGCCAGCGGGTCGGCCTGCTCGGTGGACTACGTCCTCTTCCGCTCCATCCAGCGCAGCCGGGCTGACTACTGCCTCAGCGTAGACTGCGGGCAGTGCGGCCTGCATCCTCAGAGCCCCACCCTGCAGGGCCCTTTTGAGGAGGTACCCCAGGCCCGCCTCCGCGGTGAGCGCTCTTACTCCTGCTCGACGCCTGGCACGGGATATGAGGGTTTGCTGGAGGCGGGTAGCGCCCGCACCCATAGCTGTCACCGCCTGGAAGGCCTTGGTCGCAGCGTAGGCCCTTGCTTCCCGGAGGTGCGTGTCAAGGCCAAGACCTCGCTGCCAGGGGGACGCAAAGGCCCCGGGAGGCAGCGCCGGAGCAGCGAGGCGTCCTGCCGCCTGCCTTCAGTCCAGTGTCCTCTGCTGCGGTCTCACAGCGATCCTGGGATTGCCACAGCCAGCAACGATG AAGGCGACTTCCAGGAGGTGTTCTGCACCAAAGCGTCGGAGGAGGATGGGTCCAACTCCTTAGCAGATGCAG ggcCATGCTTGGAGGCTTGCCGTTTGCATCCATCACTTGGTGAGCTGCCTGCACGAGCTCACCTGGCAGGGAAGGCCAAGCTGGAGGTGCCGTGGAAAGTGCCACCATCGCACCTCTCCAAGACTGCCACGCGCTCCCTGGGGGACCTGAAGGTGTGCCGTGGGACGCGGGGGCTCATGGCCCGCTTCCTGCACAGATCCAAGCGCAGCCTGGCTTTGGCAGGAGCGGAAGTGGCTGGGCgcaacagcagcagcggcagcacccAGGGCCGCAAGCAG GGGCCTCGGGGGTGCCCTACAGAGGGGATCCACCTGCAGAGCTGCGGGGACCTCAGCTCCACCTCGTCCTTGTGCCGCCTCTTCTCAGGTTGCCGGCTGGAGCGAAGGCGCCCCCACAGCCTTAGTGGACTCATCCGAGAGAGCAACCTGTAA